In Musa acuminata AAA Group cultivar baxijiao chromosome BXJ2-10, Cavendish_Baxijiao_AAA, whole genome shotgun sequence, a genomic segment contains:
- the LOC103968539 gene encoding probable xyloglucan endotransglucosylase/hydrolase protein 28, translating to MILRVEVMASSSSSSSSSSFFLLLLGVALFLSNEATALPELPNLTTLAFEEGYTQLFGDSNLMLHRDGRSVHLSLDRRTGAGFASQDLYRHGFFSASIKLPADYAAGVVVAFYMSNGDVFEKTHDELDFEFLGNIRGREWRVQTNVYGNGSTAVGREERYGLWFDPTEDYHQYSILWSGERIIFYIDDIPIREVVRTQAMGGDFPSKPMSLYATIWDGSTWATSGGRYKVNYKYAPYEAEFADLVLHGCAVDPIEHRTTCLGSDAAVYDTITMSADQRTAMDKFRKKHITYSYCHDRVRYPTPPPECNLGPEAEDFLASGEAKLSYRRRRGKRYGRSSVDSVL from the exons ATGATCTTGAGAGTAGAAGtgatggcttcttcttcttcttcttcttcttcctcgtccttcttcctcctcttgttgGGTGTTGCGCTGTTCCTCTCCAATGAGGCTACTGCTCTCCCAGAACTGCCCAACCTCACCACCCTCGCTTTTGAGGAAGGCTATACACAGCTATTTGGAGACTCCAATCTCATGCTTCATCGCGATGGCAGGAGCGTCCACCTCTCCCTCGACCGGCGGACCG GTGCTGGATTTGCGTCACAAGACCTCTATCGCCATGGATTCTTCAGTGCCTCCATCAAACTGCCTGCAGATTACGCTGCCGGAGTCGTTGTTGCCTTCTAT ATGTCGAACGGAGATGTATTCGAGAAGACACACGATGAATTGGATTTCGAATTCTTGGGGAACATAAGAGGCAGGGAGTGGAGGGTTCAGACAAATGTTTATGGGAACGGGAGCACCGCGGTTGGTAGGGAAGAGAGATACGGGCTATGGTTCGATCCCACAGAGGACTACCACCAGTACTCCATACTGTGGAGCGGTGAAAGGATCAT ATTTTACATTGACGACATCCCCATCAGGGAGGTGGTGAGGACCCAAGCCATGGGCGGGGACTTCCCCTCGAAGCCCATGTCCCTCTATGCCACTATATGGGATGGCTCCACTTGGGCCACCTCGGGCGGCCGCTACAAGGTCAACTACAAATATGCCCCTTACGAAGCCGAGTTCGCCGACCTTGTGCTCCATGGCTGCGCCGTCGATCCCATTGAACACAGAACCACCTGTCTGGGATCCGACGCCGCAGTCTACGATACCATCACAATGTCAGCAGATCAACGGACGGCGATGGACAAGTTCCGAAAGAAGCACATCACCTACTCGTACTGTCATGATCGCGTTCGTTATCCGACACCACCACCGGAGTGTAATCTCGGTCCTGAAGCCGAGGATTTCCTTGCATCAGGCGAGGCAAAGTTGAGCTATCGCCGCCGCCGCGGTAAGCGCTACGGCCGCAGCTCGGTGGACTCAGTTCTCTGA